Proteins co-encoded in one Quercus robur chromosome 8, dhQueRobu3.1, whole genome shotgun sequence genomic window:
- the LOC126695281 gene encoding AUGMIN subunit 2: protein MSSMASSTDTTWVGKKPLRRIGGMSDALSIAADLGFSVSPPPTQEELQNLSTATGEKGDDLIRVLRELTTVQRKIADLQVELQGRKDDKNVAHLTHVSEMEKKIETLARITTILKDVIQNKDRIIARLQQPYSLDCIPVEAEYQKQFSELLMKAASDYGALTASVADFQWSQNFKESPSVWGEMLRPIPVALASCTRFFEAMSAMRESFATLQNLRVGHSNSSLSTTPAKDASQRVPGDSDCVTPPPWRNEPSFDDLAIRSIKKQEIQRQEAEDENSEMGDVNQVDGTSHRRLSWPPSVKKSGI, encoded by the exons ATGTCGTCAATGGCGAGTAGTACAGACACAACTTGGGTGGGAAAGAAGCCTCTGAGGCGCATCGGTGGCATGTCCGATGCTCTCTCCATCGCTGCCGATCTTGGCTTCTCTGTCTCTCCTCCTCCTACTCAG GAAGAACTCCAAAACTTATCCACCGCTACTGGCGAGAAGGGTGATGACTTAATAAGGGTCTTAAGAGAACTTACCACTGTACAAAGAAAAATAGCAGATCTGCAAGTGGAACTTCAAGGTCGAAAG GATGATAAAAATGTAGCACATTTAACTCATGTGAGCGAAATGGAAAAGAAGATTGAGACTTTGGCAAGGATTACGACTATATTGAAAGATGTCATTCAGAATAag GATCGCATCATAGCACGTCTTCAGCAGCCATATTCACTAGATTGCATTCCAGTGGAAGCAGAATATCAG AAACAATTCTCTGAATTACTGATGAAGGCTGCTAGTGATTATGGGGCATTGACAGCGTCAGTTGCAGATTTTCAATGGAGTCAGAACTTTAAGGAGTCTCCTTCAGTATGGGGG GAAATGCTTCGCCCAATTCCAGTTGCTTTAGCATCATGCACCCGATTCTTTGAGGCCATGTCTGCCATGAGAGAATCATTTGCAACACTTCAAAATCTGAGAGTGGGTCATTCCAATTCCTCTTTGTCTACAACACCAGCAAAGGATGCTTCCCAAAGAGTGCCAGGGGACTCCGACTGTGTAACTCCACCACCTTGGAGAAATGAACCAAGCTTTGATGACTTAGCCATTAGAAGCATAAAGAAGCAAGAGATTCAGAGGCAAGAAGCAGAGGATGAAAACAGTGAGATGGGTGATGTTAATCAGGTTGATGGCACGAGCCACAGGAGATTGTCATGGCCCCCATCAGTTAAAAAGAGTGGAATTTAG